Proteins from one Mastacembelus armatus chromosome 16, fMasArm1.2, whole genome shotgun sequence genomic window:
- the snap91a gene encoding clathrin coat assembly protein AP180 isoform X8 — protein MSGQTLTDRIAAAQYSLTGSEVCRAVCKSTTHEQTAPKKKHLEYLIQATQESNVNVPQMADTLMERAGNASWVVVFKALITTHHVMVHGNERFLQFLASRNTLFNLSNFLDKTGSHGYDMSTFIRRYSRYLNEKAFAYRQMAFDFVRVKKGAEGVMRTMPVEKLLKGMPTLQSQIDALLDFEVHPKDLNNGVINACFLLLFKDLIKLYACYNDGIINLLEKFFQMKRSQCKDGLEIYKRFLTRMTRVSEFFKIAEQVGIDKNDIPELTQAPESLLESLETHLNTLEGKKPEDKSPTKDATANNSTTAPVAAAAAAATAAPAKPPPPATAGVPPARPGPPAKPPPPSVTPTAPAPTSTATSNALDDGFLLDLDPMSSSSAGGATVTSTTGWGDLLAEAAPAATDGASESLLAEAKAVDADATAASAAAAPAAAVATTATAATPAPALLPVSAPTTTSATDIDLFGGDGPAAVAAGPAADAFGGSDPFATTEGSADIAPELDLFAMRPADTEAAAAVTPPTSSEAPTIIAPIADPAAPTPSSTTTTTTTDSTTTESAAPPSLDIFGDMFDSMPEQSPTTESKAATTPSVDLFGADSFTSPAPAATPPAAAPAADPVPEATSPPKAEPEMVIDLLVCGPGLTSHPFLPSMLR, from the exons ACCTGATCCAGGCCACGCAGGAGTCCAACGTGAACGTCCCCCAGATGGCTGACACACTGATGGAAAGGGCTGGCAATGCCAGCTGGGTGGTGGTTTTCAAAGCCCTGATCACCACACACCATGTTATGGTCCATGGTAATGAG AGATTTTTGCAGTTCCTGGCATCTAGAAACACCTTGTTCAACCTCAGCAACTTCCTGGATAAAACCGGCTCCCATG GCTATGACATGTCCACATTCATCAGACGCTACAGCCGCTATCTCAACGAGAAAGCCTTTGCCTACAGACAGATGGCTTTTGACTTTGTCCGAGTGAAGAAAGG AGCTGAGGGAGTCATGAGGACCATGCCAGTGGAGAAGCTTTTGAAAGGAATGCCCACCCTGCAGAGCCAGATCGATGCACTGCTGGATTTTGAA GTGCATCCAAAAGACCTGAACAATGGCGTGATAAATGCCTGCTTTCTCCTGCTCTTCAAAGATCTGATCAAACTATATGCTTGCTATAATGACGGCATCATTAACTTGCTAG AAAAATTTTTCCAGATGAAGAGAAGCCAGTGTAAAGATGGGCTGGAAATCTACAAGAGATTCCTGACACGAATGACTCGTGTCTCTGAATTCTTCAAAATTGCTGAG CAAGTTGGAATAGACAAAAATGACATACCTGAACTCACTCAG GCCCCGGAAAGTCTTCTGGAGTCCCTGGAGACCCACCTCAACACTCTGGAGGGAAAGAAACC GGAGGATAA GTCACCTACTAAG GATGCAACAGCTAACAACAGCACGACTGCTcctgttgctgcagctgctgctgctgctactgctgcacCAGCCAAGCCTCCACCTCCTGCTACTGCCGGTGTGCCCCCTGCTCGCCCTGGGCCACCTGCCAAACCCCCTCCGCCCTCTGTCACACCCACTGCACCAGCTCCAACCTCCACTGCTACCAGCAA TGCCCTTGACGATGGGTTCCTGTTGGATCTAGATCCAATGTCCTCCTCATCAGCAGGCGGTGCTACAGTGACTTCCACAACAGGATGGGGAG ATCTCTTGGCTGAGG CAGCCCCAGCTGCCACTGATGGAGCCTCAGAGTCTCTCCTGGCTGAGGCAAAGGCTGTTGATGCTGATGCCACGGCtgcctctgcagctgctgcgcCAGCAGCGGCTGTTGCTACCACTGCCACTGCGGCCACACCGGCACCCGCTTTGCTGCCTGTCTCTGCGCCCACCACCACCTCAGCCACAGACATCGACCTTTTCGGAG GAGATGGTCCTGCTGCCGTGGCTGCGGGCCCCGCTGCTGATGCATTTGGTGGATCTG ACCCCTTCGCTACGACGGAGGGGAGTGCGGACATTGCTCCAGAGCTGGACCTGTTCGCTATGAGGCCTGCCGACACGGAGGCCGCTGCCGCTGTCACCCCTCCCACCTCTAGTGAAGCGCCGACCATCATCGCTCCCATCGCTGACCCTGCTGCCCCCACCCCTtcttccaccaccaccactaccaccacaGACTCCACCACCACAGAGTCAGCAGCCCCTCCAAGTCTAGATATCTTTGGTG ATATGTTTGATTCTATGCCTGAGCAAAGCCCCACCACAGAATCCAAAGCCGCTACCACACCTAGCGTAGACCTTTTTGGTGCAG aCTCGTTTACATCTCCAGCCCCTGCTGCTactcctccagcagctgctcctgctgcagaTCCAGTCCCAGAGGCAACCTCTCCACCCAAAGCAGAGCCGGAGATGGTTATTGACCTGCTGG TGTGTGGTCCAGGGCTGACCTCTCACCCCTTTCTGCCCTCCATGCTGCGTTAA
- the snap91a gene encoding clathrin coat assembly protein AP180 isoform X7 → MSGQTLTDRIAAAQYSLTGSEVCRAVCKSTTHEQTAPKKKHLEYLIQATQESNVNVPQMADTLMERAGNASWVVVFKALITTHHVMVHGNERFLQFLASRNTLFNLSNFLDKTGSHGYDMSTFIRRYSRYLNEKAFAYRQMAFDFVRVKKGAEGVMRTMPVEKLLKGMPTLQSQIDALLDFEVHPKDLNNGVINACFLLLFKDLIKLYACYNDGIINLLEKFFQMKRSQCKDGLEIYKRFLTRMTRVSEFFKIAEQVGIDKNDIPELTQAPESLLESLETHLNTLEGKKPEDKSPTKDATANNSTTAPVAAAAAAATAAPAKPPPPATAGVPPARPGPPAKPPPPSVTPTAPAPTSTATSNALDDGFLLDLDPMSSSSAGGATVTSTTGWGDLLAEAAPAATDGASESLLAEAKAVDADATAASAAAAPAAAVATTATAATPAPALLPVSAPTTTSATDIDLFGGDGPAAVAAGPAADAFGGSDPFATTEGSADIAPELDLFAMRPADTEAAAAVTPPTSSEAPTIIAPIADPAAPTPSSTTTTTTTDSTTTESAAPPSLDIFGDMFDSMPEQSPTTESKAATTPSVDLFGADSFTSPAPAATPPAAAPAADPVPEATSPPKAEPEMVIDLLDSFSGPVKETQSSAPGGPEDDLLGGLMSPTLAPTAAPALAPLGPVSASLQNDLLESGFDALGSLPSPTPPVPAAVTAVPIVPAAAAAPEPATITPVPSGGFDASSAVRYVFHNSSTGSPTDIPAC, encoded by the exons ACCTGATCCAGGCCACGCAGGAGTCCAACGTGAACGTCCCCCAGATGGCTGACACACTGATGGAAAGGGCTGGCAATGCCAGCTGGGTGGTGGTTTTCAAAGCCCTGATCACCACACACCATGTTATGGTCCATGGTAATGAG AGATTTTTGCAGTTCCTGGCATCTAGAAACACCTTGTTCAACCTCAGCAACTTCCTGGATAAAACCGGCTCCCATG GCTATGACATGTCCACATTCATCAGACGCTACAGCCGCTATCTCAACGAGAAAGCCTTTGCCTACAGACAGATGGCTTTTGACTTTGTCCGAGTGAAGAAAGG AGCTGAGGGAGTCATGAGGACCATGCCAGTGGAGAAGCTTTTGAAAGGAATGCCCACCCTGCAGAGCCAGATCGATGCACTGCTGGATTTTGAA GTGCATCCAAAAGACCTGAACAATGGCGTGATAAATGCCTGCTTTCTCCTGCTCTTCAAAGATCTGATCAAACTATATGCTTGCTATAATGACGGCATCATTAACTTGCTAG AAAAATTTTTCCAGATGAAGAGAAGCCAGTGTAAAGATGGGCTGGAAATCTACAAGAGATTCCTGACACGAATGACTCGTGTCTCTGAATTCTTCAAAATTGCTGAG CAAGTTGGAATAGACAAAAATGACATACCTGAACTCACTCAG GCCCCGGAAAGTCTTCTGGAGTCCCTGGAGACCCACCTCAACACTCTGGAGGGAAAGAAACC GGAGGATAA GTCACCTACTAAG GATGCAACAGCTAACAACAGCACGACTGCTcctgttgctgcagctgctgctgctgctactgctgcacCAGCCAAGCCTCCACCTCCTGCTACTGCCGGTGTGCCCCCTGCTCGCCCTGGGCCACCTGCCAAACCCCCTCCGCCCTCTGTCACACCCACTGCACCAGCTCCAACCTCCACTGCTACCAGCAA TGCCCTTGACGATGGGTTCCTGTTGGATCTAGATCCAATGTCCTCCTCATCAGCAGGCGGTGCTACAGTGACTTCCACAACAGGATGGGGAG ATCTCTTGGCTGAGG CAGCCCCAGCTGCCACTGATGGAGCCTCAGAGTCTCTCCTGGCTGAGGCAAAGGCTGTTGATGCTGATGCCACGGCtgcctctgcagctgctgcgcCAGCAGCGGCTGTTGCTACCACTGCCACTGCGGCCACACCGGCACCCGCTTTGCTGCCTGTCTCTGCGCCCACCACCACCTCAGCCACAGACATCGACCTTTTCGGAG GAGATGGTCCTGCTGCCGTGGCTGCGGGCCCCGCTGCTGATGCATTTGGTGGATCTG ACCCCTTCGCTACGACGGAGGGGAGTGCGGACATTGCTCCAGAGCTGGACCTGTTCGCTATGAGGCCTGCCGACACGGAGGCCGCTGCCGCTGTCACCCCTCCCACCTCTAGTGAAGCGCCGACCATCATCGCTCCCATCGCTGACCCTGCTGCCCCCACCCCTtcttccaccaccaccactaccaccacaGACTCCACCACCACAGAGTCAGCAGCCCCTCCAAGTCTAGATATCTTTGGTG ATATGTTTGATTCTATGCCTGAGCAAAGCCCCACCACAGAATCCAAAGCCGCTACCACACCTAGCGTAGACCTTTTTGGTGCAG aCTCGTTTACATCTCCAGCCCCTGCTGCTactcctccagcagctgctcctgctgcagaTCCAGTCCCAGAGGCAACCTCTCCACCCAAAGCAGAGCCGGAGATGGTTATTGACCTGCTGG ACTCCTTCAGTGGTCCTGTGAAGGAGACACAGAGCTCTGCTCCTGGAGGCCCTGAGGACGACCTGTTAGGAG GCCTGATGTCCCCGACCCTGGCCCCCACTGCTGCCCCAGCTCTTGCCCCCTTGGGTCCAGTTTCAGCTTCGCTGCAGAACGATCTCCTGGAGTCGGGTTTTGATGCTCTGGGCTCCCTTCCTTCTCCAACTCCACCAGTACCTGCCGCAGTTACAGCAGTACCAATAgtgccagctgctgcagcagcaccagAACCTGCAACCATCACACCAGTGCCCTCTGGTGGCTTTGATGCTTCAA